Genomic DNA from Mus musculus strain C57BL/6J chromosome 11, GRCm38.p6 C57BL/6J:
cccagcaaccacatggtggctcacaaccatccataatgagatctgacgacctcttctggtgcgtctgaagacagctacagtgtacttagatacaataataaataaatcttaaaaaaaaaaaaaaaagaaaagaaaagaaaagaaaacaacaaaggggctggagagatggctcagtgggtaagagcactgactgctcttctgaaggtcctgagttcaattcccagcaaccacatggtgactcacaaccatctgtaatgatatctacgccctcttctggagtgtctgaagacagctacagtgtacttacatataataaatacataaataaataaaaacaacaaagctTTACTTAtcaacaaaaaatttttttttgttttgtcttttgtttttcgagacatggttctctgtgtagttctggcttgatctgtagaccaggctggcctccaactcaagagaTCCCAAACTGCctctgctgtgattaaaggtatgcaccatcactgcccagccaaataattcattttaataataaaaaaaattgaatcaaTTAACTGAATACCTATTACACAGTAGTAAGTGGTTAACTGAAAGCCACTGCATGTTCTGAAGATATTTCtagtccttccttttccttctggcCTATTTCACAGCTTTGGTCTCTGCAaaaacatgtctcaaaacaagcagagATGCTgtgatagttctttttttttttttttttttttaaatgtttttaaaagatttatttatttattatatgtaagttcactgtagctgtcctcagatactccagaagagggcatcagattttgttacggatggttgtgagccaccatgtggttgctgggatttgaactcaggaccttcggaagagcagttggtgctcttaaccactgagccatcttgccagcccccgaTAGTTCTTGCCTAACATGtctgaagccttgggttcaatccccaacaccaaaCACATAGAAAATGCAGCTGGAGGATGATATCTCTGCTTTCAGGAAGGAGAAGCAGGACAATCAGTAGTCCCAATGCTGTCCTAAGACacacaagttccaggtcagcttgaGACTGAAAAACAGTCAAACCTGATTTTGCATAAACAAAAGGGAAAACAGACGAACcagaaagaatgaacaaaacaaatacatatgAAAATGCCAGTAACAGGCTGCAGAGACGACTCCGAGGTTAAGCTGCTGCTGCAGAAcaaaggttcaattcccagcaccaatgtgGTAGTGCACAGATCGTAACTCTATtctgggatccaatgccctttcttCTGCCTTCCTCAGACACTaagcacatacacagcacacacattcatgtaagGAAAACACTCAACAcagtaaataagtctttaaaagggGGAACACAGattcgggcgtggtggcacacacatttaatcccaggtagaggcaggtggatttctgagttcaaagccagcctggtctacagagttagttctaggacagccagggctacacaaagaaaccctgtcttgaaaaaccaaccaaccaaacaactaaagagaaaagaaaaaaaaaaaaggggggggaataCAATGAAACCCATCACTTCCCATCACTTGGTAcagtaattaaaagaaagaagaggctaTAATTCAATACTCCAACACTGACATTCATACACAAAGCTGCTTTaaaaataatcccagcacttgggaggccagtgtagaggcaggaagatctctgttaGCTCTAGGCCAGActatctacagagttccagggcagccaaggttatacagaagaatcctgtctgaaaaaaaataaataaataaaaccaaggcTGGATAGACCAGTGGCTAACAGCAGCTTCTTAGCAAGTAGaaggactggagtttggattCACAAGATAGACAGGTTCAGAAAAAGGCCTCAAAAGATTAAAGCGTACAGCAATAGAGCAAGACACCTGATGTCCTCAGTAGcctctgcacatacacacatgcccatgtGTAAAaatttgcaaacacacacacaaacacaactttCCTAAAAGTAGAGATATTTTTACCTGTGCAGGTGTGTCTGTTTCGTTGATTGGCTGCCCATCAAACCGGAATCTGATCTGCCTCATTGACAAACCCTAACAAGAGATTAAAAAGCAAATAGCATATAATCACGAAAAACTCAACCTCTCTTCTTGTATCTATGAAACTTCCCCAATATGCTAACATTTTCTATGCAGATAAACATTGTGTTTCTTAATGAACCTATTTCAAAACCAAGATGGTACACACTTGCCTATAATAGTAGCAGCACCGGAGGAAAGTATCAAATGTGAGACTAGCATAGGATATACATGATCTACTTGAAAAtagtaagccgggcgtggtggcgcacgcctttaatcccagcactcgggaggcagaggcaggtggatctctgagttcgaggccagcctggtctacaaagtgagttccaggacagccagggctatacagagaaaccctgtctcgaaaaaccaaaaaaaaaaaaaaggaaaaaaaaaaaaaatagtacacagcgggcagtggtggcgcatgcctttaatcccagcacttgggaggcagacgcaggcggatttctgagttcaaggccagcctggtctacagagtgagttccaggacagccggggctacacagagaaaccgtctcaaaaaacaaaaaaataaaaatataataaaagacaaaagacaaaacacaccaaagaaaacaaaatggggaAATTAaggcatttaattttttaaactacatTTTCAAAATGTGGGTAATCTCTTTTACAGCAAAGTAGTCACTGTACCCTATGGCTTCTAGCTATTATTATCAACACAGATATGAAGTACAGATCAGTATCTGAAGATAGAGCTAACAATAGTACTAAGGATTCTAGCGTTTTGGATTCAACAGTACAGAATGGGGATTCCAGAAAGATTCCTAGAGGTAAAAATTAAAGTCTGGACAGGcagcatggctcagcaggtaaagggctTGCCATGCAAGATGGCAACCCATGTTCAATCGCTGGGACCCACGGAAAAGTGGATGGATGGGATGAACTGACTCCAAGCTAGGGATGTGGTGCCTACAGTCCCAGTACTGGGGACACAGAAGCAGATCATctcctagcctggtctacagagtgacttccaggaaagctggggctacacagagaaactctgtctgaaaaaccatgaaaaaaaaaaaaaaaagaaaaagaaaagaaaaataaaaaggagctaGAATGGACAAGCTTGGGGTCTGATGGGACGCATAATCTGACAGAAGAtgaagctcagctcagctcactgTTAGGAGACGTGAACACAGAAGCCCCTTTGATCATGAGCATTAGAAATCCAATCAAAAAACAAGACAGTGTAACTGTGAagccttggttggcctggaacttagcgTTCTGGTTTTTTAGTGGCAAGGACTAAAAAGCTGAGGCTATGTGCCTGCTGGGCAAACACAGTAAATTTTATCTCCAGCACAAAATTTGACTTTTGATAGCTCGAACCTACTTCAGGTTTTAGAGGCAGGGTCTTAGAAAGCCctcaaactcactttatagaGGAGCATGTCATTTTACTTCCTAACCCAGTCTGCACCTCTCTAGTGCTACATCAAATTTGTTCAGTGCATcagaacccagagctttgcaCATTATTAGGCAActcttatcaacagaccccaggGCCACATccttattaagaaagaaaaattcatcTTTATTTTGTATGCATTGTGTTTTGGCTGCATATGTCTGATGGTGTTGGATCTGCTACTGGAGTTATGGAAAGTTGTAGGCTGCCATATGGTGTTGGGAACTacacccaggtcctctggctcttatacagTGAGCCTGCCctcttttccttttggcttttcaaaaacagggtttctctgtgtagcattggctgttcttgtCACAGAAATCTgactgtctctcaagtgctgggactaaaggtgttaAAACCACACCGAGCCTCTACCTCTAACTCTTTAAGAAACCAGTTATGGGACACATGTAACTCCCTCTTAATTGAAATTAAAAAGTGATAGCCCCGTGTGCATGAGGCCTTAGGTTCAATACCCAGtactaccaaaaataaaaatcttggtATAATAAGACTGAGATTCTTACCCTAACTCCAccctgacacttttttttttttggcttcttgagacaaggtctctctgtgcagTTCTAGGATATCCTAGAActatagagcaggctagccttgaactcttctgcttcccgagtgctgctggggttagaggtgtgtgccacaaccACTTGGCACAGAATGACTTTTAAGCATTTCTACCACCTTATccttcaagtgctggggttagagtaAGCCAGCATACCCagtttcttctgctttcttttttatcaGACAAAGCCTTGCTGCTATATAGCCTGGACTAGCCTTGATTTTtctgtaattctcctgcctcagcctgctgaaTGTTGAAATATGAGTTAACGCACCTCGAATTACTTTTCTAATACCtaatatttaaagttttcataatatttaagccgggcgtggtggtgcacgcctttcatcccagcacttgggaggcagaggcaaacctGTGGGTGATGAATGTTCAATGGAAGATGCCACACAGTAAACCCCTTTGGTAACCACCTCTACCCGGGAACAGAACCCTGGGCCTCCTCATGGTGGGCAAATGCTCCATCACTACACTATGGCTATTCCCTAGCTGATCCCTAAACTTGActaagtgtttgtgtgtggaagCATGTCGAGTGCTGGCAAACAGGTCATTAGTAGactgcttgcctggcatgtgagATTCTAGTCTTGTACAGGAGTGGAGGCAGCTCCCAGGACAACTTCAACTCTTAAGTCAGAGGCTCTCTCCTACTGTGGGCTTCAGGACTGGGTACAATCAGGCTCACAGAGCCACCTCAAAAGGAccctttcccaaatttctttGTTGACTAATTCTTTAGGGAGATTGTTTCAAAAAGTTATAGAATATAAAACGTgcaatgtggtggcacacatctttgatcccagcacttgggaggcagagacaagtagatctctgtgagtttcaggccagacaTAAATAAAATGCTAACACAGGAACTTAAACAAGtctggaggcagttctttattgTACTATAAAGGGggcataaaacagaaaatatggcGGCACATGCCTATACTCCTAACAGAATTCCAGGCCAATCTAACCACAAATGAGGCCTTCTTGAAACTCAAAATGAATTCCACAATTTTCACAtcttagaaaacaagaaaaatcctACTTCTGCTATTACTACAGCTAACGAACCAGTGTGGGAAAGAGAACTGTCATCTTCGAAGTTGCCCTTGCTTTATTAACTTAGCATTGCAAGGGACGCTCTAATAAATCCTGCACTGATTTTCCATATTTGTGCAAATCAGTGGGGCTTGCTACCCCACTGAGGAGGAGAGGCTGGAGGACggcccaagttcaaggccagtctagtctacatagcatGTTCTAGGCAGCCAGCAAAGCAATGACAAAAACCCAACACCCAAATCACACagaattttctatttcttcttaagAGTTTTCCTCATAGTAAAAAATGAAAGTGTTCATGCTTTTCTCAAAAATGATTACAATTTTCTAACCTCTGGGTTGGGTAGGCAACTTCCTTAGGATACAGTAATCTGGCTTAGCATATACCATACTATGACCTCTACAATTATtgggaaaaaaaagtgtgtttggggtgtgtgtgtgctaaaaTCCACATACTTCAGAAAAACTGCAATACCCAAATTGAAATTGGCTAaaattctcttttgagacagggtatgtttctgtgtattcctggctgccTCTAGTCCTGGGGAATAAAGGAGTGTACTACCACACCCAAATATTTTGACAGAATGCATTGTCTaaataataaaagggaaaaaacaacaacaaacaaaaaccccaccaaaTACTAATCCACTTTCCCCCCTCATTCAAGTGCAGACATCTCCTTGGGAACTTGTAGTCTTATGGATCTAATGAGGGATTACTGGTTTAGCACAAGAATCATAATATTAAACCTACCTGCAAATGTACATACAATATAATCACATGCATCTTAACAAAAATAGTCATGCAATACTGTGATGGTACATTTTCTACTCCTAATTCGGCTGTGTACATGGATTATTAAGTGGAAGTACACTTATCAATTCCTCACCTGCCGTTCACAATAGGCTTTCATTAGTTTACTAAGTGGTGTATGCCTCTTAATCTTAAACTGCACCACAGAACCATCCTGTCCCGCCACCTTCAAATTAATATGATCGTTGTTCTCAGTCTTGACTCCTTCctgttgaaagaaaaataagagtgtAATTTGGAAACTGTGAAACACAAACACCTTTAAAGAAGCTGCGGGCCCGAACGCTTCAGAATCAACAGGTTTCTCTCAGGCTCTCCAACAGCATACAGCTgttcccagcccctgggctgaaaGATCAGAAACCCTGCACAAAGTGTTACAAGTCTGGTACAGAAGCACTGATACTAGCAAGGCAACAATACACTTAGAAACTCCTTGCATAATTTGTGATGCATCTGAGGTTAAATTTTCTAAAATGGCATTATTTCCTGTCATCGCCCAAATTTGTCGCTTCCCATAAAcaccagtgtcctttctcttttcaaAGCTACAACTACTAGAGTCGGTTTGGGGTGGGAGTGAGAAAACCATACCTTGTATTTCAAATTTTACTGCTACCTTCTTGATAAAAGTTAGCAAACTCTGCTCAATGATATCAAATgaacatatctttaaaaaaaaaaaaccgaacacACTCAACTGAGGGATATCCCGAGTCTCCCTTTTTACATCTTCCGATTAACGTTCGACTATATAACTGCTTCATTTTCAGTTCAGAGCTTattttccccctctcctttgctGTCATGGCTGCAATACAGTCTTCGTGCAAGTATTCCCGTACATTGCAACCCCAACAGCAGTTCAGCAAATCAAATGTTTATGTCCAAGGATTCGATTCGTCCATCCTGTGTCCCCCTCCAAATAGAGTCGGGGCCAGAGAGTGCCCTGCCCTGGACTGATGCTGGTCCCCTAGTCCGCAGCCAAGAGTAGCCCGTGCCTCCGAGGGCGCGTTCTCAAGTTGAGCCCGTGTCTCTCTGCTCGCACCTAAGCCTCCAACCACAACAAGCCACATGGTTCCCGCCAGGGTGCGGGTTTCTGGGCGCACGGCGGAGAGCGCAGCCCCTCCCCCGCGGGCCCCTTGGGCCTCGAGCCGGACCGACTCTGGAATCCCCCACTCGGGGTTGCCGGAGCACACACCACCGATCCGGCGCGGCCCCAGCCCCGAGAGGGAAACCCCGGGCCGCACGACTCCCGCCTTCGCCGCCGCCCCAGACCCCGCGCGCCCAACGCTTTCCTTACACGCGCCGGGCGCCGCCGAGGAGCCAGCGCGGGGCCGCCGGGCCCGCGGGCTCCCGCGAAGCGCCGCCTGCCCGCCTCGCGCCGCGCCGCGCGCGCTCCGAGggcctgggggcgggggagggcgcCGGGCCTCCTCGGGCGCGGGCGGGAGGAAGAGAGCGAGAGAGGAAAATGGCGCGGAGCGCCGGGCCTGAGCCGCCGCTGGCCCCGTGGGGGGCCCCGGGCAGGCAGGGAAGCCCGCGGCGGGCTTCGGCCGGACCCCGGGCCGCGCCACCCACCGGTCCGCACGGTGAGGCGCAGCCGGCCGCCGCGAGCTCACCTTGGGTTTCTCGTCGGCCATGGCGAGCGCCGGAGTCTCCTCAGCTGCCGCTTCACAAAAGAGGCACCGGGTCCGCACTGAGGGAGCGCACAAGCAGCACCAGGAGCGGCAGGAGGAGGCGGCAGCGGTGGACGAGGCAGAGGGCGCGCGCACGTCGTGCGcttccctccccccgccctgcgtGCGCGAGCACGAGCATCCGGGGCTTCTCATTGGCTGCCGCTTCGCGGGAGCGCGCAACGCTTACATAaccacccctcctcctcccccccacgGCCCGCGCCTCCGCCGCCTGGGCCAGGCGCCCGCCAGGTCGGCGGGAAGAGGCGCGGACACGCGCACCAGTCCCGCCGCGGGGGCGCGCCTGGCTCTGGGCGGGGCTGTATTGTCCTCCTTCTTTGGTGGAGCATAATCAAAATGGCTTCCAGCTGGTCCTCGGCGAGGACAGGAAGGCGCGTGGCCTTAGACGTGGGGTGAGCCTAGGTCGAGAACGGAAGGCCAACTCCACGTAGAAGGGGGCATCTCCATCAAAAAAGCAGCAGCGGGTTGTGAGAAAAACTCCTGTTCAGTAGGACAAATGCAACTCCCCCCTGCACATCAAACTTCCCAGTCCCTTCGTCCTTCCCCATCAACCAGCTTCCCACCCGGGAGCCTCAAATGTCTTCCAACCTGTTGGGAACCCTACTCTTGCTGTGGAAAACTGTTCTTATAGCCACTCAAAGGATTCCTTGCTTGTGGCCTGCCTCCCAACTTCCAGAGAACACAGTCCATCAGGGGAGCCGACCCAACCTGAAGCTCACGGGCCCATCAATCATTTCGTCCCTTAATCCAGTACAAAGTAGGAGTAGGATCCTCGCATTTGAAGAAAATCCTGCCCTCTGCTGTGCATGCCACCCTGTGGCTCTCACTTGGTGTTTTTATTTCCTGTACCCCTGTATTTTCTTCTACTACTGTGTTCCCACAGAGGGGGGAAATACCACGATTACATTACCACCATAGTGCTTCTTCTCGACCAAACAGCTTGAAAAAATGCCCATGCCAGCTGCTCCACCCCCTCAACTCCCACTCACTCCTCAATCCACTGCAATCTGTTGTTGTCCTCTTAGCTCCACTAGAACTCTCCACAAGGTCACCTTTGCTGAAACCAGTAATACGTCCCGTTTCTCACCCCTACTCAACTCCCTTCGACTCTGCACAaaacaggctttttttttctgtcaccttAGGCCAGTGGTAGCACaccttaatctttttttctttattaaactttattttaattgtttctttGAGTTTTAGTACAGACTTTttctggtttttgggtttttttgtttttttgttttttttttttttttttttggtttttcgagacagggtttctctgtatagcattggctgtcctagaactcactctgtagaccagcctggcctcaaattcagaaatccccctgcctctgcctcccaagtgctgggattaaaggcatgtgccaccactgcagctagtatagacttttaaaaattactatattTCCTCTACAGGGACGTATGAATCCCTTCCAATATCATCTACTTTCTAAACTCTccttttctaactttttttttaatcctcctTGCATGTCTGTGGTGGCATaggtgtttaatcccagcactagggaggcagaggcaggtgggtctctgtgctcTAGGCCGGAcaggtctacagactgagttccagaaaagccagggctacacaaagaaaccctgttttgagaaacaaaaacaaaaagataaaaattaaaaagaagacagacagggcaacacagagaaaccctgtctcgaaaaaccaaaaataaataaataaataaatgaataaataaataaaagaaaaagaaaaattccttCTTTTGGGCGGGGCCTAGTGACACAAGTCATTTTAATCCCTACACTAGGAAAGCAAGATAAACAGATCTGTGTGTATTTGCGTATTCCAGATAGgctgacagccaaggctacacagtgagaccctgtctttgtGTGCccatctggaggtcagagggtaacttgTAGGCTTTGgtcttttcttccattttgttGGTTCTAGGGACTAAAGTCAGCTTATCAGACTTTCTAACAAGGaagcatctcaccagccccaaagctgtgactttttttttttaaatcaagtcccaacaaccacatggtggctcacaaccatccataatgagatctgacgccctcttctggtgcatctgaagacagctacaatgtacttagatataataataaataaatcttaagaaagatGAATgcttatgaatacactgtagcttcagacacaaagccaccatgtagttgctgggaattgaactcaggacctctggaagagcagtcagtaatctttaccactgagccatctctccagcccccaaagctaTGGCTTCTAAATAGCTCTAAGCCTATGTCCCTGATGCACATCAACCTTAGTAAATCCTAATTAACTAAAATACTTcattttgccgggcagtggtgcctcacaggccttcaatcccagccctcagggagCAGTGATgggtggatgtctgagttcaaggacagccaggactacacagagagaccctgtcactgATTTGTATTAATGCTTGCATTATGGGTTCCCAACATGGAATGAGAATCCAGCATGTGAGACACCAAGGGACCCTGCCTCCAGCTggttctgattggtgaataaactTGCCAGCAGCaaatggctggggagagagacagaggtgagAGGAACTCTTTAGGATTCCCAGgggacagacaaagagacagaatctCAGAATCGCCATGGCGGGGAGGGGGGTGAGATCCAGGCTGGAGAGCCCCTGAAGGGAAAGCATACAACCATCTAAGCACTTGGAAAGAGGGGCCCCAGGGGTGCCCCCCCATTGAGTCtagggtagcaaagatggaatatagatctTAATAATTCAGGAGTATGGGGGTAGCAACTTGGAAGTTTGGGAATAGCCCGGCCATTGAGGGATTAAGTTGTATTAAATATAAggctacatacatgtgtgtgtgtgtgtgtgtatgtctgtgtctttcattcaagaaTCCACACATTAGGCCAGAAGCAAGGAACTCCTGCCACCAGCCGCCAGGGAGATTAGAGCAGGTTAACCAACTACCTAACCAACTACAGAaacaaaaccctgtcttgagggctggtgagatggctcagtgggtaagagcgcccgactgctcttccgaaggtccagagttcaaatcccagcaaccacatggtggctcacaaccatccgtaacaagatctgactcccccttctggtgtgtctgaagacagctacagtgtacttacatataataataaataaatcttaaaaaaaaaacaaaaaacaaacaaacaaaaaaaaaccctgtcttgagccGGGtttagtggcgcacacctttaatcccagcactcgggaggcagaggcaggaggatttctgagttcaaggccagcctggtctacaaagtgagttccaggacagccagggctatacagagaaaccctgtctcaaaacaaagacaaaacaaaacaaaaaacaacctgtcttgaaacaccaacaaaacaaaacaaaaacttcactTTAGATAGTTCTAGGTATCctcacgtttaatcccagcattcacaaAGCAGAGAATCTCTCTGGTCTACATAATGTCTTCCAGGTCAGCAAGAGTTACAATAAGAGCCAGGGATTAAGAAGATCTAAGAAGCCAGGGATTAAGAAGATctaagaaggcagaagcaggcagatctttgtgagttcaaggccagcctggtctacagggctataaaccctgacttaaaaaaaaaaaaaaaaaaaaccagttagggctggtgagatgactcagtgggtcagagcactgactgttcttccaaaggtcctgagttcaaatcccagcaaccacatggtggctcacaaccatctataatgagatctgacacactcttctgatGGGTCTGAAGCCAGCTATAGTgtacctatgtataataataaataaatctttttaaaaaagaactaaaaaaaagttaatgtctatttgccatatatatatggtaaagaaaaaaaaccctgtcttgagccGGGtttagtggcgcacacctttaatcccagcactcgggaggcagaggcaggaggatttctgagttcaaggccagcctggtctacaaagtgagttccaggacagccagggctatacagagaaaccctgtctcaaaacaaagacaaaacaaaacaaaaaacaacctgtcttgaaacaccaacaaaacaaaacaaaaacaaaaaagaaagaaattattactATATGTAAGATCTTATTGGCATTTGAGAtacaaagaaatgcaaataaagatgaAAGTTCTAATAACTCACAgtcggggtgggggggcaggcaggggtctttctttttttctttttaaagatttatttatttattatatgtaagtacactgtagctgtcttcagacactccagaagagggcgtcagatcttgttacagatggttgtgagccaccatgtggttgctgggatttgaacttcagaccttcggaagaacagtctggtgctcttacccact
This window encodes:
- the Sumo2 gene encoding small ubiquitin-related modifier 2 yields the protein MADEKPKEGVKTENNDHINLKVAGQDGSVVQFKIKRHTPLSKLMKAYCERQGLSMRQIRFRFDGQPINETDTPAQLEMEDEDTIDVFQQQTGGVY